In Actinopolyspora saharensis, the genomic window GCATCGTGCCCGCGAGGCGACCGGCGAGCCGGAGCTTCATGAACGTGGCCTCCCTGGACTGGGGCAAGTTTCCAACCGGCGGCGAGTTCCGTCGAATGCCCACCTAGCCAGCTCGACACGCAAAGTAGCAGATTTTTACCCGATCGCGGGACTATAACTCACAAATAACTCACTAAGTAGCAATTCGGCCACTTTGCGCATTCACCGCTCCTCCGCTCAATGCATCGTCACTCGTACGGCGGGGAGAAATGTCCAATTCGCCCCGAGATCAGGCTCCTCCCGAATTCCGCGTTCTCCCACGAAGCGGGAAAACTCACCGCGCGAGGCGCGGCGACGTGAGAACACCCACTACGCGGGTCACTCCGCGGGCAGGAGTCCGACCCCGCGGAGTCCCGCTAGCGACGGTCGGCGAGGATTCCGACATGCAGCTGATCACCCACGCCGATGCGCTGGCCGCACGGGAAACGCTGACCAGGCAGCTCGGAACCGCCGGGCCGGTGCGCACCCCGCTGCTTCCCGTTCCGGAGAGCGAGCGGGACCGCCCGCTGCTGCTCAAACCGGAAAGCCTGCAGCCGATCGGCGCCTTCAAGATCAGGGGCGCCCTGCACGCCACGGCCACCCTGGACGAGCGGACGCGCTCCAGGGGGATCGTGGCCTACTCCAGCGGCAACCACGCGCGCGCAGTGGCCTACGCGGGCAGGGCCTTCGACATCCCCACCACAGTGGTGGTCCCGCGCACCGCCCCGGAGACGAAGGTGGCCGCGGCGCGCGCGCTCGGCGCCGAGGTCGTCCTGGTCGAGGTGGCCGAGCGGGAAGCGCGCGCCGAGCGGATCGCCGCGGAGACCGGTGCCACCCTGATCCCCCCGTTCGACTCGCCGGCGGTGATCGCGGGTCAGGCCACGGTGGGGCTGGAGATAGCCGAGGACCTGCGGAGCCGCGAGGTGCCCGCGGCCACCGTGCTCGTCCCGATCAGCGGCGGCGGGTTGATCTCCGGGGTGGGCGCGGCCCTGGCCGGGGCCGACGCGCGGATTCGGCT contains:
- a CDS encoding threonine ammonia-lyase, with the translated sequence MQLITHADALAARETLTRQLGTAGPVRTPLLPVPESERDRPLLLKPESLQPIGAFKIRGALHATATLDERTRSRGIVAYSSGNHARAVAYAGRAFDIPTTVVVPRTAPETKVAAARALGAEVVLVEVAEREARAERIAAETGATLIPPFDSPAVIAGQATVGLEIAEDLRSREVPAATVLVPISGGGLISGVGAALAGADARIRLIGVEPLLAADTREGLRAGHRVDWPVAERTRTRADGLTAQPSELTFEHIRTFVDDVVTVTEEEIGEAVGHLATTCGLVAEPSGAVTTAAHRHRSAELPTGTTVAVVSGGNIDSERLISSLAG